Within the Borrelia parkeri genome, the region TACGCGCCAATTAGGACTCGAACCTAAAACCTACAGATTAGAAGTCTGTTGCTCTGTCCAGTTGAGCTATTAGCGCTTTTGAGCCTAAAATTGAGTATATCATGTTGAAAACCCCTTGTCAATAAAAATATTATTACTTTGTATTTTGTTAAAATTGTGTATGTTTTATAATTATTTTATGCTTGATATTGATTTAATTGTAGATGAGACTCTATCCAGATATCCAGATGTTAAACCTTTTTTAACTTTCAGAAATAGTTACGAGCTTTTGATAATGGTAATTTTGAGCGCAAGGACGACTGATAATATGGTCAATAAGGTTGCACCTGAGCTTTTTAAAAGATATGGGGATTTTGAGAGTTTGGCGAATGCTGATTTGATAAATGTTGAAAACTTAATTTATAAGTTAGGATTTTATTCAAATAAATCTAAGAATATTATAAACTGTGCACGAATGGTTTTAAAAAGTTTTAAAGGTAT harbors:
- a CDS encoding endonuclease III domain-containing protein, with the translated sequence MFYNYFMLDIDLIVDETLSRYPDVKPFLTFRNSYELLIMVILSARTTDNMVNKVAPELFKRYGDFESLANADLINVENLIYKLGFYSNKSKNIINCARMVLKSFKGIIPNNIFDLVSLPGVGRKTANVILGVVYDKPAIIVDTHFSRVVIRHGITFERTPLKIELDLKSKIPYDKQYKFSMAINKHGRAICTSRSKTCKNCFLEKFAPRLV